CAAGATGATCACGGTCATGAAGGACACAATCATGGTAACTATGATCCTCACTTCTGGTTAGGCGTGGATGTCGTTACTATCGCGGCCAAAACAATCAGTGCAAAACTGGTTGAATTGGATTCGGCCCACCAAGAGATTTACCAGCGCAATCTCACTCGTTTTCTTACGCAGTTGTCCAGTACGGATGTACAACTTAAAAAGCAACTGAACGACGTTTCGAAGCTCGGTTACTTTGTTTTTCACGACGCTTATGGGTATTTTGAGTCTCGATACCAGTTGAACAACCTTGGCCATTTTACCGTAAGTCCAGAGCGAAAGCCGGGCGCGAAAACCTTGATCCAGATCCGCAACCGACTGGCAAAAGGGGATGTGCAGTGCGTGTTTGCTGAACCGCAATTTACGCCAGCCGTAGTGGATACGGTGATTGGTAACAGTCCTGTGAATCGAGGCGTGCTAGACCCGATTGGCAGCAAGTACACCGTTGAAAATGGCAGCTACTTCCGTTTTCTCAACGGCTTGGCTGGCGATTATCTGCAATGTCTTAAGCAATAATAACGATTTTACCGAACCAGTTTACGTGATCTAACAAGAAAAATAGCGCAAGTTGACGCCATGAGCCTTTCATCAGCTCGTAATTGATATATCATACCAGATAATTATCAGCTCAAAATAACACCATTGCTGATGAGTGTCCGGTTGATGACCTGACGTATGAAAGGAATGTTCTCTTGCTCCGTATACTGGCCCTCATACTATTTGGGCTTGTGCTGCCGTGGGTAGCACAAGCTGAAAATGGCCAATCTGTTATTTTCTATCCACTGCCCGGACAGGAGCAGGGTACCTTTGTGGCTGCAAAAAACCTTTTTATCGGGAAAGAAGGTGGGCTGTGGATCCATGATGTGCATGGCCGGGTTCAGTTCTATGATGGCAACACGGTGCTTCCCAAAAAAGGTAGCCTTTTAGAGTTCAACGCTGAACAGGTCGCCTTTCATGAGGGGAGTTTCTGGACTTTTGTTGACAATGAAGTCTTTCAAACCTATCCAAATCGTAAACGCTCCTTAGTGTTTAGCCTCAGTCCTGGTACGCAAATTCGCAAAATCGGCAGTTCAGACCAGTATATTTGGGTCAGTGATGGGATTAATTTTTACACCTATAACGTAGAAAATGGCCTGCTTGATACCTACTCGCTGCTATCACTTTATCAAAACAATCATAGTAGTTACGTCTATATCAATGATGCGCAACGTGTACTCAGTAAATGGGTGTTGGGCACAACCGCAGGGGCTTATCTCTCACAAGACAAGCAGTTTACCCACATCAAAGCGTCGGGTAAGCATACGGTCTCGAAACTCTATTTTTCCAATACCCGCCGCGAGTTGTTAGTGGGCACTATGCGTGGAGCTGTGCTGGTGAATATTTTCCAACCGTTACAACAAGAAGTGACGATTGGAGACTCTCATGTATTGTCCATTAGCGAAACGAGCCAAGAATATTGGGTAGGAACAGAACATGGGTTGTTTAGCTATTCATTTCTGGATGGGCAAGTTACGCCAGTCCAATCTTCTGCACATCAAGGAATTGACTTAGCAAAAAGGAAAATCTACGCACTGGTGAATGATGGCAGCGGTGGCATCTGGATCGCGACCAATGCAGGTTTGCTTTATCACTCTTTATTTAGTCGTAAGTTTGAACGGTTTAGTCCTTTCTCAGTTGGGAATGCGAGCCGATTGACGGGATACATCCACAAAGCGCTGTATGATTCTTCTGGGGGGCTGTGGCTGCAAGATGGACAAACTCTTTATCGTATGGACTCAGAACGCGTGCTCATACCTATCCATCTACCGGGGAAAGTCAACGACTTCGCTATTGCTCATCAGCAAGCTTGGATTGCAACGGATAAAGGGGTATTTATCTACGATATTGTCAAGCAACGCCTTAGACAAAATGAGGCAGTTGCTGAACTGGCGGGTAGGTCCGTTGACTATGTTGCCATCGATCAGCAAGGCACGGTGTGGTTTAACGGCGGCTATCGCTTGTTTGCTTTAGACGCGGTTACGCAACAACTAAAAGATTATGGCGACAGATGGATAGTAGCTACTTACTTACCCGCACAGGTCCTCGGTCTTGAAGTCGATACAGGAGATAGTCTGGTTGTTCGCACGGACCACGGTGCTTACACTTTGGCGGAGAATAAAATTCGCTTTGATCGTAGCAGTTCTGTGCTGGGCGAAAGCATTGATATAGTCCGTGCTATGGACGAGACCCTTTGGCTGGCAGGTTCGTATGGGCTCTATCGTAAACGTAAAGGTGATAACACTTTTATCGAACTTCCTTTGCCACAGGAGAACGTGAGGCCAGCTTGTTTAATTCCAGATAAAGAAGGGGTTTGGATGTCAAGTTCGGTAGGATTGAGTTTTTACAATTTTGCCGGAGAGCTAGTCAAGCATTTTGGTGAACCGAACGGGGTTCTAAGTAACGAGTTTTTACAAGGTGTGTGTGCGTCGAGCGCGCTGAATGAGGGCGCTCTTGGACAACTGCTGTTTGGCTCTAAAGAGGGGCTGTTGTTTGTTAATCGTCAAGAGCTGTTGATTTCAAAACTCCCCCCTGTACAGGCGGTGATCAGCCAAATGCGGGTCGATAATCAAGTGCTGGTTACAGGCTATCATCAATCCGTTCCTGATCTTATTCCCTATGGTGCTTCGGTCAGTTTTATGCTTGGCGTTATGCCCGTTGCGTATAACCAGTCACTTTATTACCGTTTGAATCAAGATAAGTGGCAAGCCACAGAAGCTGGCCAAATCGCTTTTGAGCATCTCTCGCCAGGCTCTTATCAGCTAGAAGTGAAAGCGGCACAAGGGAACATGCCTGGGGCATCGATTCATTTTGTCGTCGAAGAGCCTTGGTATCTAACCAAAGTTGCCTGGTTGCTGTTTGCGTTCTCTTCGTTTGCGCTTGTCGTTCTGCTGTTTGTTTGGCGTTCGCGCTATGTAATGGCACACAACCGTGAGTTAATGGCTCAAGTTGCCTTGAAAACCAATCAGTTGCGGCATCAGAGCCGAGTGCTACTCAACAGTAACCAACAGTTGCGTAAACAGATACAAGTACGCAATCTCTTGGTGGATCACGTAGCTAAATCGGTGAAATCTAGCTTAAATGCCATTGTTCCTCAGTCTGACGTTTTGTTGGAGGGAGATAGTCGTGATCATCTGAACAAAATCCACATGCAGTTGGATGAATTGCTTAGTTCCCCTAACGGGTCAGAGGAAAACGCGCTTCAACAGTATAATTTAAGCCAAGTTATACACTCTGTGGTGGCCGTATGGTTTGACGATCTGACAAAAGCGGGTATCACAGTGGATATGAGTCAAGCGCAAGCCAATGTCAGAATCACGGTTGATTGTTTCAATTTGGATGTGATCTTGAATAGCATCCTCGCGAGTGTCGTGCGGCGAACCTACCGTGGACAGACGTTGGAAATTCATCTGCGAGAAGCAGAGCAGTATGCGGAGTTGTCATTTATTGACTACGGAAATGCGCTGCCTTTGAGTTTATCTGGTGACGCTCTAAGCAGCAGTGTGGGAAGTAAAACTCAGATAGACCTAAGTATTGAAAACGTACCTGCGTTGGTTGCAGCCAGCGGTGGTCAATTTAGTGCCTTTATCGGTGATGCCCGCAATAAATTGCATCTTTGTTGGCTAAAAGCGCCCGAGTTCGATTACCTACCCGCGCCGCTGTTGCCTGGCATGGAAGAAATGAAGCCGCCAGCAACGCCAGAACTCGACTGGCTAAACAAAGTAGAAAGTCTGGTTGCAGAACACTATCAAGACGCGGAATTTGGTACTGCTATGGCAGCGAAGATGTTGTATGTTTCGGAGCGAAGTTTACAGCGCCGCTTCAAGTCAGCCAGTGGAAGAACGTTTAAAGATTATCTTACCGAAGTACGTTTAGAGCGTGCGTGTGAAAGCCTACTTGCCGGCGAGAAAATTGCCGATGTCGCCTTTTCTTCTGGTTTTAACGATCCTTCCTATTTTAGCCAACGGTTTAAAATACATTTCGGATTATCCCCTTCAAAATTTGCAACGCACCAACAAGAGCAAGATTAATCAACGCACCACTACTTTTGGCAACTTTCGCTAATGCTAATGATTTAGGGTTAGTTTGTTGGCTGAGACTAGCGGCAGAACGTTAATGGGTTGAGAAACAGCGGTCTGGTGCAACAATATCCTACAGAACTCAATGACGACTAATGAAGCGTAGTTAGAAGCGTGCAGTAAAGAATTGAGGGTGTTTGAGAAGTGACGAGAGTAGAAAAAAATATCGTGGTATAGCCGGGGGGACTATACCACGGGTGTCAAGGACACCTTCGCTTGCTGCCGGAGTGACACGAGTAAATCGCGTCACCTCTGGAATTTCTGAGAGAACGTGCTCTCGATGGGTTCACTATATGAGAACTCACTTATTTTCTTTATAAAAATAACGCCATCATTACCTGACTAATACGACATTATAATTACCTTTTTGTTAAGCATTTGAAAATAAACGATTTATTACATTGTTTTACGGAATTGTAAAAATATTGCCAATTTAAAGTTTGAATACGGATGGTGATTTTGACGAAAGTGACGAGGCGTAAATTGACGAAAGTTACGGCTTCAAAAATGTAAACTTTGATTTCACGCAATAAAGCGATGGGTATTGAACGATAAAATTACACCACTAATAATAATCCTTCTCATTTCAATTTCCGATTAAGGTACCCATCATGAAGTTATCCGAATTAGCGCAGGGGCAGCGTGCGACCGTGTGCGCTTTCCTCTCTCTCTCAACTGATGTCAGGAAAAAACTCATGGTGATGGGGATATTGCCAGATACCGAGATCAGACTGATACGCCGCGCACCGATGGGTGACCCGCTGCAAGTCGAAGTTCGTGGTGTTTCTCTCGCCGTTAGGGAAAACATTGCCGCGCAGATCGAAGTGGAGAGCAAATAAATGCAGTATCAAATTCTGACCGTTGGCAATCCGAATAGCGGTAAAACAACGTTGTTCAATGGTTTGACAGGTGCAAAACAGCAAGTGGGAAACTGGGCGGGGGTCACCGTTGAGAAAAAAACTGGTCGTTACATGCACGCCGGAGATGATTTTTCTCTGACGGATCTGCCCGGTATTTATTCACTCGACAGCGGTAATGACAGTAACAGTATTGATGAATCGATTGCCGCTCGAGCTGTATTAACACACCCCGCCGATCTGATTATCAATGTTGTGGATGCGACAAGTCTTGAACGTAGTCTCTATATGACGTTGCAGCTACGTGAACTTGGGCGACCAATGATTGTGGTGCTGAACAAAATGGATGCTCTGAAGAGAGAGCGACAACTACTCAGCGTCGATGAGCTGGAGAAAGTGTTAGGTTGCCCTGTGGTCACCCTGTCTGCCACCGATAGCAAACAAGTTCTCCAGTTTAAAGAAAAACTGCATAAACTTTTGTTACAGGGGGTAGCGCTAAACGACGTTGCATTAGATTACGGCACCGAGATGGAAGCGGCGATCAAAAATTTACAGCCGATGTTTACGAGTGCTGAAGTCGCTTACCGCGCGTTGGCGATTCGTGCTCTGGAATCGGATACTCTTGTGCTAAATGGTCTTAGTGAAGGTCAACGAAATCAAGTCTTGGTGCAAAAAGGTAATCTAGATCTTGATATCGACTTGCAAGTAGCCAATGTGAGATATACGTTTTTGCATCAAATCTGTAAGCGTGTGCGTCGTACCGAGGGCAAGTTAAGTCGCAGCACCACCGAGACCTTGGATCAGTTCATCCTCAACAAATGGATCGGCATCCCTTTCTTTTTTGTTGTCATGTATTTGATGTTCATGTTCTCCATCAATATTGGCAGTGCCTTTATTGACTTCTTTGACATCGGTGTAGGGGCTTTACTGGTTGATGGCGGCCACCACTTGCTTGATGACCATTTACCTGTATGGCTAGTGACGATTTTAGCCGATGGCATTGGTGGCGGCGTACAAACGGTTGCTACCTTTATTCCAGTGATTGCTTGTTTGTACCTTTTTCTCGCGATGCTAGAGAGCTCCGGCTATATGGCAAGGGCCGCATTTGTGTTGGATAAAGTGATGCAGAAAATTGGCTTGCCGGGTAAGGCTTTTGTACCACTGGTGTTGGGCTTTGGCTGTAATGTGCCTTCAATTATGGCAACGCGCACTTTAGATCAAGAACGTGAGCGAAAGCTGGCTGCATCAATGGCCCCTTTTATGTCCTGCGGGGCTAGATTGCCCGTTTATGCCCTTTTTGCTGCCGCCTTTTTTCCCGGCGCGGGTCAGAACGTTGTTTTTGCTTTGTACCTGCTTGGCATTGTGGCGGCGATTTTTACCGGGCTGTTTTTGAAGAAGACGTTGTATCCTGGCAGTAGCGACAGTTTATTGATGGAAATGCCTGACTACGAATTCCCGACGATGCAAAACGTGCTGTTAAAAACATGGCAAAAGCTAAAACGTTTTGTATTGGGTGCAGGGAAGACCATCGTTATGGTAGTCGCCATTCTCAGCTTTCTGAATTCGCTTGGCACTGATGGCAGTTTTGGTAATCAGGACAGTGAACACTCCGTGTTGTCGAAAGCGGCGCAGGTAGTCACGCCAATTTTTGCACCGATAGGCATTACCCAAGAGAACTGGCCTGCAACTGTAGGGATTATCACGGGGATTTTTGCTAAAGAAGCTGTGGTGGGGACGTTGAACAGCTTATACACCACGTCCGGTGAGGAAGAAGCGGCAGAGTACGATTTGGCAGACAGTTTAAAAGAAGCGGTGATGACAATTCCAGCTAATTTAGCTGGCCTGAGTTTTTCCGACCCGTTGGGGATTGAAGTGGGCGATCTGTCCGATTCAACAGCAGTTGCGGAAGAGCAAGCCGTGGATGCCTCGATTTTTGGTAATTTAAAAGCGAAGTTCGCTTCTGGCCACGCCGCGTTTGCCTATCTGATCTTTATTTTGCTTTATACGCCCTGTGTTGCGGCTATGGGGGCTTATGTGCGTGAGTTTGGTGCGCCTTATGCTCGCTTTATCGCCCTGTGGACGATGGGATTGGCC
The Vibrio navarrensis DNA segment above includes these coding regions:
- the znuA gene encoding zinc ABC transporter substrate-binding protein ZnuA, yielding MMRAFLTGFLLLLPTTAGAVEVLTSIKPIQMIVHELMLDVDKPDVLLASNASPHDYALRPSDMKKIRHADLVIWFGPGLEPFMEKLLESHPQVITIGAIKDIPLREYQDDHGHEGHNHGNYDPHFWLGVDVVTIAAKTISAKLVELDSAHQEIYQRNLTRFLTQLSSTDVQLKKQLNDVSKLGYFVFHDAYGYFESRYQLNNLGHFTVSPERKPGAKTLIQIRNRLAKGDVQCVFAEPQFTPAVVDTVIGNSPVNRGVLDPIGSKYTVENGSYFRFLNGLAGDYLQCLKQ
- a CDS encoding AraC family transcriptional regulator — translated: MLRILALILFGLVLPWVAQAENGQSVIFYPLPGQEQGTFVAAKNLFIGKEGGLWIHDVHGRVQFYDGNTVLPKKGSLLEFNAEQVAFHEGSFWTFVDNEVFQTYPNRKRSLVFSLSPGTQIRKIGSSDQYIWVSDGINFYTYNVENGLLDTYSLLSLYQNNHSSYVYINDAQRVLSKWVLGTTAGAYLSQDKQFTHIKASGKHTVSKLYFSNTRRELLVGTMRGAVLVNIFQPLQQEVTIGDSHVLSISETSQEYWVGTEHGLFSYSFLDGQVTPVQSSAHQGIDLAKRKIYALVNDGSGGIWIATNAGLLYHSLFSRKFERFSPFSVGNASRLTGYIHKALYDSSGGLWLQDGQTLYRMDSERVLIPIHLPGKVNDFAIAHQQAWIATDKGVFIYDIVKQRLRQNEAVAELAGRSVDYVAIDQQGTVWFNGGYRLFALDAVTQQLKDYGDRWIVATYLPAQVLGLEVDTGDSLVVRTDHGAYTLAENKIRFDRSSSVLGESIDIVRAMDETLWLAGSYGLYRKRKGDNTFIELPLPQENVRPACLIPDKEGVWMSSSVGLSFYNFAGELVKHFGEPNGVLSNEFLQGVCASSALNEGALGQLLFGSKEGLLFVNRQELLISKLPPVQAVISQMRVDNQVLVTGYHQSVPDLIPYGASVSFMLGVMPVAYNQSLYYRLNQDKWQATEAGQIAFEHLSPGSYQLEVKAAQGNMPGASIHFVVEEPWYLTKVAWLLFAFSSFALVVLLFVWRSRYVMAHNRELMAQVALKTNQLRHQSRVLLNSNQQLRKQIQVRNLLVDHVAKSVKSSLNAIVPQSDVLLEGDSRDHLNKIHMQLDELLSSPNGSEENALQQYNLSQVIHSVVAVWFDDLTKAGITVDMSQAQANVRITVDCFNLDVILNSILASVVRRTYRGQTLEIHLREAEQYAELSFIDYGNALPLSLSGDALSSSVGSKTQIDLSIENVPALVAASGGQFSAFIGDARNKLHLCWLKAPEFDYLPAPLLPGMEEMKPPATPELDWLNKVESLVAEHYQDAEFGTAMAAKMLYVSERSLQRRFKSASGRTFKDYLTEVRLERACESLLAGEKIADVAFSSGFNDPSYFSQRFKIHFGLSPSKFATHQQEQD
- a CDS encoding FeoA family protein; this encodes MKLSELAQGQRATVCAFLSLSTDVRKKLMVMGILPDTEIRLIRRAPMGDPLQVEVRGVSLAVRENIAAQIEVESK
- the feoB gene encoding Fe(2+) transporter permease subunit FeoB; the encoded protein is MQYQILTVGNPNSGKTTLFNGLTGAKQQVGNWAGVTVEKKTGRYMHAGDDFSLTDLPGIYSLDSGNDSNSIDESIAARAVLTHPADLIINVVDATSLERSLYMTLQLRELGRPMIVVLNKMDALKRERQLLSVDELEKVLGCPVVTLSATDSKQVLQFKEKLHKLLLQGVALNDVALDYGTEMEAAIKNLQPMFTSAEVAYRALAIRALESDTLVLNGLSEGQRNQVLVQKGNLDLDIDLQVANVRYTFLHQICKRVRRTEGKLSRSTTETLDQFILNKWIGIPFFFVVMYLMFMFSINIGSAFIDFFDIGVGALLVDGGHHLLDDHLPVWLVTILADGIGGGVQTVATFIPVIACLYLFLAMLESSGYMARAAFVLDKVMQKIGLPGKAFVPLVLGFGCNVPSIMATRTLDQERERKLAASMAPFMSCGARLPVYALFAAAFFPGAGQNVVFALYLLGIVAAIFTGLFLKKTLYPGSSDSLLMEMPDYEFPTMQNVLLKTWQKLKRFVLGAGKTIVMVVAILSFLNSLGTDGSFGNQDSEHSVLSKAAQVVTPIFAPIGITQENWPATVGIITGIFAKEAVVGTLNSLYTTSGEEEAAEYDLADSLKEAVMTIPANLAGLSFSDPLGIEVGDLSDSTAVAEEQAVDASIFGNLKAKFASGHAAFAYLIFILLYTPCVAAMGAYVREFGAPYARFIALWTMGLAYSGATFYYQAAHLADHPARSVVWMVAIILLFVLTYQLLRQVGKKERSLEATLA